The genomic stretch TCATCGGCGACACGCTCGTTGCCGACACCTTCTAGGAGTATTCGGCGGCACACACCCGGCAAGGGGCTCCCACCACGGTCACACCATGGTGGGAGCCCCTTGCTATCGCCTGCTAGTCTCTATCCCACCACACGGCATCCGCCGCGAAAAGGATGAACATGACCACCATGATTCCCGACCCGTTCGCCCCAACCACCCTGGGTCCGGTACAGCTGCGCAACCGCATCATCAAGGCCGCGACCTCCGAGGGTCGTTCCCCTAAGGGCCTGGTCACCGACGATCTGATCGACTTCCACCGCAGCTACATTCGCGGCGGAGCGGGCATGACCACCGTTGCCTACTGCTGTGTCTCCCCCGAGGGAGCCTCGGCCCCGGGACAGATCCTCATGAGCGCAAAGGCGCTACCCGGACTGCAGCAGCTGACCGACGCGATCCATGCTGAGGGCGGCGCGATTTCCGCCCAGCTGGGCCATGCTGGGATGGTGGCCTCCAAGAAGATCACCGGCGTCACCTCCATGGGCCCGAGCAGGTTCGTGAATCCTTCCTCCATGGAATACTGCCGGGCCATCCGCCGGGAGGAAATTGCGTTGGTGATCGAGCAGTTCGGTCAGGCTGCACGGATCGCGGTGGACGCTGGATTCGACGCCGTGGAACTGCACTTCGGGCACAATTACTTGCCGAGTTCGTTCCTCTCCCCGCTACTGAACCGCCGCAAGGATGAATACGGCGGAAGCATCGAAAACCGATCACGCTTCGTCCGGGAGATCGCCCAGCGAGTGCGTGAGGAGGTCGGGGACAAGATCGCGGTCATCGCCAAGATCAGCATGGATGACGGGTTACCCGGCGGCATCTGGCTGAACGACTCGATCCGCACCGCCCAGCTGCTGGACGAAGATAAGAACCTGGATGCCATCGAGCTGACGCAGGGTTCTTCGATCATCCGCCAGATGTATCTGTTCCGCGGCGATGTGCCGGTCGCGGACTTCGCCGCGGTGGTCAAGGAACCAATGAAAACCGGTGTGCGTTTGTTCGGAAAACTCGCCCTGGGCAGCTTCCCCTACCGGGACCTCTACATGCTGGAGGCGGCACGCCAGTTCGTGCCAGTCATGAAAAATACCAAGCTGATCCTGCTCGGCGGCATCAACAACCGAGAGCACATCGAGACCGGCATGCGTGAGGGCTTTGACTTTGTGGCCATGGGCCGCGGGCTGCTGCGCGAACCGGATCTGATCAACCGCATCGAAGCGGATGCCACGGTCAGCGGCCGCTGCATCCACTGCAACAAGTGCATGTACACCGTCTATGGCCGCACGCACTGCGTGATGGAGCCGGACAGCCACCACGGTGCACTGCCGGATAAAAATTCGCCGTACGCGGTGAACCGCGAGCGGCTACTGCCGCTGGCCAAGGTCTAGGTCCATCCGTTCCAGCTGCCGCGGTGCTCTACCGCGGCAGCTGGACAAATCCCTTCATTAGAATCCGTGCGGTGCGCAGCAGCGAGGTACACACCAGTACGCCCGCGGCATCTACGTGCGCCGCGGCAGACACCGGACCCGAGGGCGTACCCAGCCGGATCACCTCGCCGTCCAGGGAACCGGCCAGCGAGGCAGGAATGCTGCCGGGAATTCGCGCCGCAGCCGCCAGACACATGGCTCCGGTGCCCGGAACCGCCCGATGCGTCTGGCCATGGAAACCACCCGGATCAGCAGATCCACATCCTCGGTAGGGCTCAGCGACCCATCCAGCAGCTTGGCGGGTGCCGGAGCTGCGACCAGCACGATCTCGGGGATCACAGCGCCGCCCCCGCGGCTGTTGCACACAGCCTCATGGCGACCGCCCCGGCCCGGCGGAGCTTCTCCAGCAACACCAATGCCGCCTTGTCGGCGTCGATCTGCTCCGGGCTTTCGGTGCACTGAAACCCCAGCGACGCAGCCTCGATGACCACCATCGGCAGCGCGGCGTCAACCAGGCTTACCGGGTAGTCCCGCTCGTCGACACTGAGCACATCTACCGGGTCGCCGGTGGGCAGCAGCCCCGCACTGCGACTTCCGGCCGGATCCGGATAGCTCAGTTCAATGGGTGCGGCGGTGCCGTGCACTCCGGGCAGCGACAGCTCGCCTGAACTGCGGCCTGCCCGTCGCGTACCTCCAGCCTCACCTGCACGATCTTTGAGGGTTCGTGTTGAATAGTGTGAAGCGCTGCGGTCCGCCTGAAGCTTCCAGCAGCCCGGATTCAAGGGCAAAGGGCACCACCCGGAGGACTAATTACCGCAGTTTCCGGCATAGTCGACCGTCGCGGAATCGACCGCAACCTGTCCAAAGGTATAGTCCAGATCCACTGCCTCGCGCTGCGAACGGGCAACCACCATGACCTTGGACAGCGAGGAGATCCCGCCGCCCATCCCGTCCAGCTGGCGACCATAGCGGTCCGGGGGAGCCCAGTGCCTCGGCGAAGATCCGGTCCCAAGCGGAGCGATCCTCCGGGAGCCGGTACTCGTTGAAAAACAGCCCCATACTCGTTCCGCCGCGGACGAATGCCGCCTCAATCCACTGCACTCAGACTCCTCATGGCATCACTCGCGGACCGCGCTGCGGCCCCTGTGGCAATTCTAGGTGCGTCGCACCGTTAGCCACGGACCCGGTCCAGCTCGTGCAGGAACTCAAGGAACTTCACGCTGACTTCGGCGGCGCGCTCCATGGCGATCAGGTAGCCGCCGCCGGGCACACTCTGCACCGAACGCACGTCCTCATGGTGGGCGGCGAGCTGAGCTCGGATACCTTCGCCGTACTGATCGGCCAGCTGCAGGTCGGTCTCCGAGCCCAGGAAGTAGTACGGGACGGTGGTGCTTCCGGCTCCGCGGGCGTTGCGGTATTCCCAATTCAGGTCCGCCACCCGGTACCAGTTGATGCCGCCACCGAAGCCACCGCGGGCAAAGTCGCTGACGTAGGCTTCCAGCTCCCACTCGGTCAGCCAGGACCACGGCAGAGCCGGCGGCTGAGGCAGCGCCTCGCGGTACGCGGTTCCCGGCGTGTTGGCGTACACCGCGGCAAAATCCCCGTCGGTGGACAGGGTATGGAAGATCTTGGAGATAATGTCGCGCGGGTGGGCGTCATAGTCGGCGCGGGCCCCGTGCGGGTCCGCATGGTAGTAGGCCATGTGGTTGAAGCTTTTCTTGCCGCGCTCGAGCTCGGTCTGCGAGGGAAGTGCGTCGTAGTGCGGCAGCCCGGCGTATTGCAGGCCGATCAGCGCGCGCACCCGCTCCGGGTGTTCGACGGCCAGGTCATAGGCGGCAAACATGCCGTAGTCGATCCCGGAAAACACGGCTTGCTCCTCCCCCAGGTGATCGAGCAGGGCACACAGATCGGCGCTGATCACATCGGCGCGGTAGGCCGACAGTTCCTCGGGGGCCTCGGACTGACCCATGCCCCGCAGGTCCGGGGCAACCACCCGGTAGCCGGCCTCTGCCAGTGCGGTCAATTGGTGCCGCCAGCTGAACCAGGTGTGCGGGAAGCCGTGCAGCAGGACCACCAGCGGACCCTGGCCTTCTTCCACATAGTGCATCCGAAGATCGTTGATCCGGGCGTAATGGTGGGTCCAGTTCCTCATGGCGGCTCCTTTGGAAAAGTCAACGGCGGCGGTATTCTCAAACCGCCCACCATTACATCCCGGTACTACCGTCGCTCGGGCGTTATATCCCGGTGGACGGGATGTTCCGCCGCCAAGAACGAGCGCTTGGTTTGTTGCTAGGATGGAATTCGACTTTGTCGCGCCCCCGCGCGGCGCAAGAGCCAGCAAATTCTGCAACTCCACCCTCTGCGAAAGAGCGATTAATGGCCGACAAGACCGCACCCACCCGCCGGACTGTCATTCTCGACAATGCTGCCCGGCTCTTTGCCCAGCAGGGCATCGGCGGCACCTCGGTGCGCGAGATCTCGGCCTCCGTGGGAATGCTTTCGGGCAGCCTGTACCACCATTTCGCATCCAAGGATGAGATGGTCGAGGAAGTCCTCACCGAGTTCCTCGAGGAACTGCAGGGACGCTACCGCGGCGTCACCGAATCCGGCGCCCAACCACGCGAAGCGTTGAACCAGCTGATCCGCATCACCTTGGAGATCATCCGCGATTATCCGTACGCCACGCAGATCTACCAGAACGAGGTCGCGTACATTCAGAAGCTGCCCAAGTCGACCGGTGCCCGCGCGATCAGCAGCGACATCGCCAAGTTGTGGGTTGAGGTTATTGAGCTGGGCATCGAGAGCGGGATATTCAAGAAGGACCTGGATGCGAACGTCGCCCACCGCCTGATGCGCGACTCGCTATGGCTGACCGCCCGCTGGTTCACCCCGTCCAAGAAGTACACGCTGGATCAGCTGACGGCCGACTGCAGCGCGCTGTTCCTCGACGGGATCATGGCCTAGGTTTTCCCCTCTGACCATCGCCCGCTTCACCGGTTCACTCCATTCACATCCCCTTGCCACTCCCGCCCACCGGGACCACACAAAAACTGCGTTCCCATCCTCAGTAGCCTCAACACATTT from Paeniglutamicibacter sp. Y32M11 encodes the following:
- a CDS encoding 2-methylaconitate cis-trans isomerase PrpF family protein, whose amino-acid sequence is MCLAAAARIPGSIPASLAGSLDGEVIRLGTPSGPVSAAAHVDAAGVLVCTSLLRTARILMKGFVQLPR
- a CDS encoding PrpF domain-containing protein; this encodes MGGGISSLSKVMVVARSQREAVDLDYTFGQVAVDSATVDYAGNCGN
- a CDS encoding TetR/AcrR family transcriptional regulator, which encodes MADKTAPTRRTVILDNAARLFAQQGIGGTSVREISASVGMLSGSLYHHFASKDEMVEEVLTEFLEELQGRYRGVTESGAQPREALNQLIRITLEIIRDYPYATQIYQNEVAYIQKLPKSTGARAISSDIAKLWVEVIELGIESGIFKKDLDANVAHRLMRDSLWLTARWFTPSKKYTLDQLTADCSALFLDGIMA
- a CDS encoding alpha/beta fold hydrolase translates to MRNWTHHYARINDLRMHYVEEGQGPLVVLLHGFPHTWFSWRHQLTALAEAGYRVVAPDLRGMGQSEAPEELSAYRADVISADLCALLDHLGEEQAVFSGIDYGMFAAYDLAVEHPERVRALIGLQYAGLPHYDALPSQTELERGKKSFNHMAYYHADPHGARADYDAHPRDIISKIFHTLSTDGDFAAVYANTPGTAYREALPQPPALPWSWLTEWELEAYVSDFARGGFGGGINWYRVADLNWEYRNARGAGSTTVPYYFLGSETDLQLADQYGEGIRAQLAAHHEDVRSVQSVPGGGYLIAMERAAEVSVKFLEFLHELDRVRG
- a CDS encoding NADH:flavin oxidoreductase produces the protein MTTMIPDPFAPTTLGPVQLRNRIIKAATSEGRSPKGLVTDDLIDFHRSYIRGGAGMTTVAYCCVSPEGASAPGQILMSAKALPGLQQLTDAIHAEGGAISAQLGHAGMVASKKITGVTSMGPSRFVNPSSMEYCRAIRREEIALVIEQFGQAARIAVDAGFDAVELHFGHNYLPSSFLSPLLNRRKDEYGGSIENRSRFVREIAQRVREEVGDKIAVIAKISMDDGLPGGIWLNDSIRTAQLLDEDKNLDAIELTQGSSIIRQMYLFRGDVPVADFAAVVKEPMKTGVRLFGKLALGSFPYRDLYMLEAARQFVPVMKNTKLILLGGINNREHIETGMREGFDFVAMGRGLLREPDLINRIEADATVSGRCIHCNKCMYTVYGRTHCVMEPDSHHGALPDKNSPYAVNRERLLPLAKV
- a CDS encoding PrpF domain-containing protein: MPLNPGCWKLQADRSASHYSTRTLKDRAGEAGGTRRAGRSSGELSLPGVHGTAAPIELSYPDPAGSRSAGLLPTGDPVDVLSVDERDYPVSLVDAALPMVVIEAASLGFQCTESPEQIDADKAALVLLEKLRRAGAVAMRLCATAAGAAL